A DNA window from Daucus carota subsp. sativus chromosome 3, DH1 v3.0, whole genome shotgun sequence contains the following coding sequences:
- the LOC108211635 gene encoding uncharacterized protein LOC108211635 codes for MSVNLNYPQALNSLTDLQIYNNAVFDNVEAMGASPCSPVKSVIFSDFSKENQSPLSPFDPNPNGANGGSKINLMKEAVRDEKMIDIEIEEIEKEINRLSGRLQVLKLEKEQKNVKIIERRVRIVPAKFMESKQNVRSDKIGDVKKSDESLLLNAKPKGLRRGVSMCPGEILAGSSRRGLSLGPSEIGAGSKFRQMYKPEVTPVESMKNRRKSCFFKLGEIDEMRAIKERGKSCSLSPKSRKALNKTQGSRQVLTTVGSRKGVKKDDGVLAAIQPKNLFKDGEKSVAAKKPVKSGRVIASRYNQSTILSAMRKRSLPENDKDEGRKDVRKRSLSVGKSRESMPEISGIQGTKSCVKKRWEVPSETVVCGQLVVPDVLPKIRTVRHTIDTPRDSGAAKRVAELVGKKSFFSNSGDVDSTVCQELSFVEEE; via the coding sequence ATGAGTGTAAATCTTAATTACCCACAAGCCCTAAACTCATTAACAGATCTTCAAATCTATAACAATGCTGTTTTCGACAATGTCGAAGCCATGGGGGCTTCTCCTTGCTCTCCTGTCAAATCCGTGATTTTTTCTGATTTCAGTAAGGAAAATCAGAGTCCTCTGAGCCCTTTtgaccctaaccctaatggggCTAATGGGGGTTCCAAGATTAATTTGATGAAAGAAGCGGTTCGGGATGAGAAGATGATCGATATCGAGATAGAGGAGATTGAGAAGGAAATTAATCGGTTATCGGGGAGATTACAAGTGCTTAAATTGGAAAAAGAGCAGAAGAATGTGAAGATAATCGAGAGGCGTGTGCGGATTGTTCCTGCTAAGTTTATGGAATCGAAACAGAATGTGAGGAGTGATAAGATAGGGGATGTGAAAAAGAGTGATGAGAGTTTGTTGTTGAATGCGAAACCGAAGGGTTTAAGGAGGGGGGTTAGTATGTGTCCTGGGGAGATTCTTGCTGGATCGTCGCGTAGGGGTTTGAGTTTAGGCCCGTCAGAGATTGGTGCTGGGAGTAAATTTAGGCAAATGTATAAGCCAGAGGTTACTCCTGTTGAGTCGATGAAGAATAGGCGGAAATCGTGTTTTTTTAAGCTAGGGGAGATTGATGAGATGAGGGCAATTAAGGAGAGGGGGAAGAGTTGTAGTCTTAGTCCGAAATCAAGAAAGGCGTTGAATAAAACTCAAGGTTCCAGACAGGTTTTAACTACGGTGGGATCAAGAAAAGGGGTGAAGAAGGATGATGGTGTTCTTGCTGCAATTCAGCCGAAGAATCTTTTTAAGGATGGGGAAAAGTCAGTTGCTGCTAAGAAGCCGGTGAAATCTGGGAGGGTTATTGCTAGCCGGTATAATCAGAGTACAATTCTGTCTGCTATGAGGAAAAGGTCTCTACCGGAAAATGACAAAGATGAGGGCAGGAAGGATGTTAGAAAGCGGTCTTTATCTGTTGGGAAATCGCGGGAAAGTATGCCTGAGATTAGTGGAATTCAGGGTACTAAAAGTTGCGTGAAGAAGAGATGGGAAGTTCCAAGTGAGACTGTTGTTTGTGGGCAACTTGTGGTGCCTGATGTGCTTCCAAAGATTAGAACTGTACGACATACTATTGACACTCCACGGGATTCAGGAGCTGCGAAGAGAGTAGCTGAATTGGTAGGGAAGAAGTCATTTTTTTCCAATAGTGGAGATGTGGACTCAACCGTGTGTCAAGAATTGAGTTTTGTGGAAGAGGAATAG